In one window of Macaca thibetana thibetana isolate TM-01 chromosome 5, ASM2454274v1, whole genome shotgun sequence DNA:
- the ANXA5 gene encoding annexin A5: MAQVLRGTVTDFPGFDERADAETLRKAMKGLGTDEESILTLLTSRSNAQRQEISAAFKTLFGRDLLDDLKSELTGKFEKLIVALMKPSRLYDAYELKHALKGAGTDEKVLTEIIASRTPEELRAIKEVYEEEYGSSLEDDVVGDTSGYYQRMLVVLLQANRDPDAGIDEAQVEQDAQALFQAGELKWGTDEEKFITIFGTRSVSHLRKVFDKYMTISGFQIEETIDRETSGNLEQLLLAVVKSIRSIPAYLAETLYYAMKGAGTDDHTLIRVMVSRSEIDLLNIRKEFRKNFATSLYSMIKGDTSGDYKKALLLLCGGED, from the exons GTTCTCAGAGGCACTGTGACGGACTTCCCTGGATTTGATGAGCGGGCTGATGCAGAAACTCTTCGGAAGGCCATGAAAGGCCTGG GCACGGATGAGGAGAGCATCCTGACTCTGTTGACATCCCGAAGTAACGCTCAGCGCCAGGAAATCTCTGCGGCTTTTAAGACTCTGTTTGGCAGG GATCTTCTGGATGACCTGAAATCAGAACTAactggaaaatttgaaaaattaattgtgGCTCTGATGAAACCCTCTCGGCTTTATGATGCTTATGAACTGAAACATGCCTTGAAG GGAGCTGGAACAGATGAAAAAGTACTGACAGAAATTATTGCTTCAAGGACACCTGAAGAACTAAGAGCCATCAAAGAAGTTTATGAAGAAG AATATGGCTCAAGCCTGGAAGATGACGTGGTGGGGGACACTTCAGGGTACTACCAGCGGATGTTGGTGGTTCTCCTTCAG GCTAACAGAGACCCTGATGCTGGAATTGATGAAGCTCAAGTTGAACAAGATGCTCAG GCTTTATTTCAGGCTGGAGAACTTAAATGGGggacagatgaagaaaaatttatTACCATCTTTGGAACACGAAGTGTGTCCCATTTGAGAAAGG tgttTGACAAGTACATGACTATATCAGGATTTCAAATTGAGGAAACCATTGACCGGGAGACTTCTGGCAATTTGGAGCAACTACTCCTTGCTGTCG tgAAATCTATTCGAAGTATCCCTGCCTACCTTGCGGAGACCCTCTATTATGCTATGAAG ggagctGGGACAGATGATCATACCCTCATCAGAGTCATGGTATCCAGGAGTGAGATTGATCTGCTTAACATCAGGAAGGAGTTTAGGAAGAATTTTGCCACCTCTCTTTATTCCATGATTAAG GGAGATACGTCTGGGGACTATAAGAAAGCTCTTCTGCTGCTCTGTGGAGGAGAAGACTAA